The proteins below are encoded in one region of Corynebacterium felinum:
- a CDS encoding glycosyltransferase family 4 protein, translating to MKIVLLCWRDTHHPQGGGSERYLERVAEHLAANGHEVIYCTARYTDAPARSMRNGVAYRRAGGKHSVYIRTALTMLAGRCGFGALKGADIIVDTQNGIPFFARIFAGKPTILLTHHCHKEQWPVAGRLLAKIGWFLESTLSPRIHRNTQVITVSLPSKAELIELGYREENISIIRNGVDPLPHTLPTLAADEHIHLVTLSRLVPHKQIEHAIWAIRDLNNVVLDVIGSGWWADKLQEYAHNQGVCDRVIFHGQVTEDYKHALLDRATIHLMPSRKEGWGLAVLEAAQHKVPTIGYFSAGGLKDSIAHQHTGVLVEGKQQLHKAITYLLDNEDYRKILGENAAKKAAGYSWEETGTQFCQVLDKELHTRP from the coding sequence ATGAAGATTGTTCTGCTGTGCTGGCGCGACACCCACCATCCCCAAGGGGGTGGCAGTGAACGCTACCTTGAGCGCGTCGCCGAACACCTCGCCGCCAACGGGCACGAGGTTATTTACTGCACCGCCCGCTACACCGATGCCCCCGCCCGCAGCATGCGCAACGGGGTTGCTTATCGACGCGCGGGCGGCAAGCACAGCGTATACATCCGCACCGCACTAACCATGCTTGCAGGGCGATGCGGCTTTGGTGCGCTCAAAGGCGCCGACATTATTGTTGACACCCAAAACGGTATCCCCTTTTTTGCCCGCATATTCGCCGGAAAACCCACAATTTTACTCACCCACCACTGCCACAAAGAGCAATGGCCGGTCGCTGGGCGTCTGCTGGCAAAAATTGGGTGGTTTTTGGAATCAACGCTTTCCCCGCGCATTCACCGCAACACGCAGGTGATCACAGTCTCTTTACCGAGCAAAGCGGAACTGATTGAGCTGGGATATAGGGAAGAAAATATTAGTATCATCCGCAACGGTGTCGACCCCCTGCCGCACACCCTGCCCACGCTTGCAGCCGACGAACACATTCACCTCGTCACGCTGTCACGGCTGGTGCCACACAAGCAGATCGAACACGCTATCTGGGCAATCCGTGACCTTAATAATGTTGTTCTTGATGTGATCGGCTCTGGCTGGTGGGCCGATAAGCTGCAAGAATATGCGCACAACCAAGGTGTGTGCGATCGGGTGATTTTTCATGGGCAAGTGACCGAAGACTACAAACACGCTCTGCTTGATCGCGCCACCATTCACCTGATGCCTTCGCGCAAAGAAGGCTGGGGGCTGGCCGTCCTCGAAGCCGCCCAACACAAAGTGCCGACCATCGGTTATTTCAGCGCTGGTGGGTTGAAAGATTCCATCGCACACCAACACACCGGGGTGCTGGTGGAGGGAAAACAGCAATTGCACAAGGCAATTACATACCTTTTAGATAATGAGGACTACCGAAAAATACTGGGTGAAAACGCAGCGAAAAAAGCGGCAGGATATTCCTGGGAAGAAACCGGAACCCAATTTTGCCAGGTGCTGGACAAAGAACTGCACACACGCCCCTAA
- a CDS encoding NYN domain-containing protein, with translation METLDPSFEFDTAFAPGAAIPATKDTLLLIWDAPNLDMGLGAILGGRPNAAHRPRFDAIGRWLLARAGELSHQRGTRVEAEATVFTNVTSGGADNVRPWVEALRNVGFAVFAKPKKTEETDVDPDMLEHIRRRHAEGVLQGVVVASADGQNFRETLEELAAEGVAVTVLGFHEHASWATTSELLNFVDLEEIPGVFREPLPRISLDSLPESGAWLQPFRPLSALLSSRS, from the coding sequence ATGGAAACCCTCGACCCCTCCTTTGAATTCGACACCGCCTTCGCCCCCGGCGCGGCCATTCCCGCAACCAAAGACACCCTGCTGCTGATCTGGGATGCCCCCAACCTCGACATGGGTCTCGGCGCCATCCTTGGTGGCCGCCCCAATGCCGCCCACCGCCCACGCTTTGACGCCATCGGCCGCTGGCTTTTGGCACGCGCCGGCGAGCTCAGCCACCAGCGTGGCACGCGCGTTGAGGCAGAAGCAACCGTGTTCACCAACGTCACCTCCGGTGGCGCCGATAACGTGCGCCCCTGGGTTGAAGCGCTGCGTAACGTGGGTTTCGCGGTGTTCGCGAAGCCAAAAAAGACTGAGGAAACGGATGTCGATCCGGACATGCTGGAGCATATCCGACGTCGACACGCTGAAGGTGTTTTGCAAGGTGTCGTTGTTGCCTCCGCCGACGGCCAGAATTTCCGCGAAACCTTAGAAGAGCTCGCCGCCGAAGGCGTTGCGGTCACCGTTTTAGGTTTCCACGAGCACGCCTCCTGGGCTACGACCAGTGAGCTGCTGAACTTCGTCGATCTGGAAGAAATTCCTGGCGTATTCCGCGAGCCGCTTCCTCGTATTTCGCTGGATAGTTTGCCGGAATCCGGTGCTTGGTTGCAGCCGTTCCGCCCACTGTCTGCGCTGCTTTCTTCGCGCAGTTAG
- a CDS encoding phosphoenolpyruvate carboxykinase (GTP) yields MSNVVIKGLVGEAPTKNEKLLQWIAENVEMFQPDRVVFADGSDEEWGRMTSELVEAGTLIRLNPEKRPNSFLARSNPSDVARVESRTFICSETEDGAGPTNNWYDPAKMKAELTQRFTGAMKGRTMYVVPFAMGPLSADEPKIGIQLTDSPYVVLSMRIMTRMGQAALDRLGDKDFVRCLHSVGHPLAEGEEDVAWPCNDEKYITHFPETKEIWSYGSGYGGNAILAKKCFALRIASVMAKEEGWMAEHMLILKLTSPEGKNYNVAAAFPSACGKTNLAMITPTIPGWSAEVVGDDIAWIQFGEDGHLYAFNPENGFFGVAPGTNYQSNPMAMKTMEPGNTIFTNVALTDDGDVWWEGMTDQPPAHLIDWHGHDWTPESGVEAAHPNSRYAVPIVQCPIAAPEVDDPKGVRIDAILFGGRRPDTVPLVTESHSWNHGTMIGSLLASGQTAAAEGVVGALRHDPMAMLPFIGYNAGEYLQHWIDMGAKGGEKMPKIFLVNWFRKGKDGRFLWPGFGDNSRVLKWIVDRIEGRVGARETVVGYTANVEDLDLEGLEGYSVEDVREALTAPASNWANDLDENEAYLKSLGKHVPAEIFEEFAALRKRVNAAIAKRER; encoded by the coding sequence ATGTCCAACGTGGTAATCAAGGGACTTGTAGGCGAGGCCCCAACTAAGAATGAGAAGCTGCTGCAGTGGATCGCTGAGAACGTTGAGATGTTCCAGCCGGATCGTGTGGTCTTTGCTGATGGTTCCGATGAAGAGTGGGGCCGCATGACCTCCGAGCTTGTTGAAGCTGGCACTCTGATTCGTCTGAACCCTGAGAAGCGACCAAATTCCTTCCTGGCTCGCTCTAACCCTAGCGACGTCGCTCGCGTGGAGTCTCGCACCTTCATCTGCTCGGAGACCGAGGATGGTGCTGGTCCTACCAACAACTGGTACGACCCTGCGAAGATGAAGGCGGAGTTGACGCAGCGTTTCACCGGCGCCATGAAGGGCCGGACCATGTACGTTGTGCCTTTCGCGATGGGTCCTTTGTCTGCTGATGAGCCAAAGATTGGTATTCAGCTGACTGATTCCCCTTATGTTGTTTTGTCCATGCGAATCATGACCCGCATGGGCCAGGCAGCGCTGGATCGTTTGGGCGATAAGGATTTCGTCCGCTGCCTGCACTCGGTGGGTCACCCACTGGCTGAGGGTGAGGAAGATGTTGCATGGCCTTGCAACGATGAGAAGTACATCACCCACTTCCCTGAGACCAAGGAGATTTGGTCTTATGGTTCCGGCTACGGCGGTAACGCAATTTTGGCGAAGAAGTGCTTCGCGCTGCGTATCGCTTCCGTGATGGCGAAGGAAGAGGGCTGGATGGCTGAGCACATGCTCATTCTGAAGCTGACCAGCCCTGAGGGTAAGAACTACAATGTTGCTGCGGCTTTCCCTTCTGCTTGCGGTAAGACCAACCTTGCGATGATCACCCCCACCATTCCTGGTTGGAGTGCTGAGGTTGTTGGTGACGATATTGCGTGGATTCAGTTCGGTGAGGACGGCCACCTGTACGCGTTCAACCCTGAGAATGGTTTCTTCGGTGTTGCGCCTGGTACTAACTACCAGTCGAACCCCATGGCTATGAAGACCATGGAGCCCGGTAACACCATTTTCACCAACGTTGCGTTGACTGATGATGGCGATGTGTGGTGGGAAGGCATGACTGATCAGCCTCCTGCGCATCTGATTGACTGGCATGGCCATGACTGGACTCCTGAGTCTGGCGTTGAGGCTGCTCACCCGAACTCTCGTTACGCTGTGCCGATTGTTCAGTGCCCAATTGCTGCACCTGAGGTTGATGATCCTAAGGGTGTTCGCATTGATGCGATCCTGTTCGGTGGCCGTCGCCCTGACACTGTTCCTTTGGTCACTGAGTCTCATTCGTGGAACCATGGCACGATGATTGGTTCGCTGCTGGCGTCTGGTCAGACTGCTGCTGCTGAGGGTGTTGTTGGTGCGCTGCGCCATGACCCAATGGCTATGCTGCCGTTCATTGGCTACAACGCTGGCGAGTACTTGCAGCACTGGATTGATATGGGTGCTAAGGGTGGCGAGAAGATGCCGAAGATCTTCCTCGTGAACTGGTTCCGTAAGGGCAAGGATGGCCGTTTCTTGTGGCCTGGCTTCGGCGATAACTCTCGCGTGTTGAAGTGGATTGTTGACCGCATTGAGGGTCGCGTTGGTGCTCGTGAGACTGTGGTTGGCTACACCGCGAATGTTGAGGATCTGGACCTGGAAGGCCTGGAGGGCTACTCGGTTGAGGATGTTCGTGAGGCGTTGACTGCTCCTGCCTCGAACTGGGCGAATGATTTGGATGAGAACGAGGCTTACCTGAAGTCTTTGGGCAAGCATGTTCCTGCCGAGATTTTTGAGGAGTTCGCTGCTTTACGTAAGCGCGTGAATGCCGCTATTGCTAAGCGCGAGCGCTAA
- a CDS encoding GAF domain-containing protein, translating into MADSDNKFFYETGLQKFFTDPPALVKHPVGSILLPVSLAVLPAIHPHVTTGWFVCACIVFVLIVLLHLAFLLGEQWRKKKAAEMEKNALIELQKNYELEISKLLDELNISLVQVLDVGNRADKKRNHDAFVGARKAIVVLVRNQLGSTNGVRVNHFEVDQTQTKLIPVSNRSSVGGERISTRIFTENDETFNLACKGQSRLETDTSNLDEDELPYETFVTAPIIAGNRLYGLLTVDSEKKGDLGEFDKSLLIHFASQMAVTYTYESSQAFYIELNGHGTIESEHTTHQGDLS; encoded by the coding sequence GTGGCTGATAGCGATAATAAGTTTTTCTATGAAACTGGCCTCCAAAAATTTTTTACAGACCCTCCCGCACTTGTGAAACACCCCGTTGGGAGCATTCTTCTCCCTGTAAGTTTGGCTGTATTACCGGCCATCCATCCGCATGTAACTACTGGATGGTTTGTCTGTGCTTGTATCGTTTTTGTGCTCATAGTACTGCTCCATTTAGCCTTCCTGCTCGGTGAGCAGTGGAGGAAAAAGAAGGCGGCAGAGATGGAGAAAAATGCATTAATAGAATTGCAAAAGAATTATGAATTAGAGATTTCCAAACTTCTCGATGAGCTCAATATAAGCCTGGTGCAAGTACTGGATGTGGGTAATAGAGCCGATAAGAAGCGAAATCATGATGCTTTCGTCGGAGCAAGAAAGGCCATTGTGGTGTTGGTGCGCAACCAGCTTGGATCAACCAATGGGGTTCGGGTGAATCACTTTGAAGTCGACCAGACACAAACAAAGTTGATTCCTGTAAGTAATCGTTCTTCGGTGGGCGGTGAACGGATTTCGACGAGAATATTCACAGAAAACGACGAAACCTTTAATCTGGCGTGCAAAGGCCAGAGCCGACTGGAAACAGACACCAGTAATCTTGATGAAGATGAATTGCCCTACGAAACCTTTGTTACGGCACCAATCATCGCCGGAAATCGACTTTATGGTTTACTGACGGTTGATTCAGAAAAGAAAGGCGACCTTGGTGAATTTGATAAAAGCCTTCTCATCCATTTTGCGAGCCAAATGGCAGTCACGTACACCTACGAAAGTTCGCAAGCGTTCTACATTGAGTTGAACGGCCATGGTACTATCGAGAGCGAACACACCACACACCAAGGGGACCTCTCATGA
- a CDS encoding polysaccharide deacetylase family protein: MNNHEQVAKNHWYRNADIPGVPGPERDLVGYGETLPKVVWNEDGAKVAVNIVVNYEEGSELTFAMGDGCNDGMYELPFDVEGQRDLAKESMYEYGSRAGIWRMFRTFDRLEVPATIFGAAVALERNPEVVERMKSRGDDLVGHGYRWIDHYHYSREEERELIALALESFKEMGLKTSGWYCREMSTNTRELLVENGNFLFDSDYYGDDLPFWTRMNGKDHLVVPYSLVTNDCRYIMGTGFGSPSDFVDYCARALDQLLLDVEHDGCGRMLSIGIHPRITGHPARIHALAEFISYAKAQEGVVFMRRTDIATTFAQQVPPPKHSRF; the protein is encoded by the coding sequence ATGAATAATCACGAACAAGTGGCAAAAAACCACTGGTATCGCAACGCGGACATCCCTGGCGTGCCAGGCCCTGAACGCGATCTTGTAGGCTACGGCGAAACCTTGCCGAAAGTTGTCTGGAATGAGGATGGCGCAAAAGTCGCCGTCAATATCGTGGTCAACTACGAGGAGGGTTCGGAGCTCACCTTTGCCATGGGGGATGGGTGTAACGACGGTATGTACGAGCTGCCCTTTGATGTTGAAGGGCAACGCGATCTGGCAAAAGAGTCGATGTACGAGTACGGTTCACGCGCAGGTATTTGGCGCATGTTCCGTACCTTTGATCGTTTAGAGGTTCCCGCCACTATTTTCGGTGCCGCAGTCGCACTTGAGCGCAACCCTGAAGTGGTGGAGCGAATGAAAAGCCGCGGGGATGATTTAGTGGGTCATGGATATCGCTGGATTGATCATTATCACTATTCGCGGGAAGAGGAACGAGAACTCATCGCACTCGCCTTAGAATCGTTTAAGGAAATGGGTTTGAAAACCTCAGGGTGGTATTGCCGTGAAATGAGTACAAATACCCGCGAATTATTGGTAGAAAACGGCAATTTCCTTTTCGATTCCGACTACTATGGCGACGACCTACCCTTCTGGACTCGCATGAATGGCAAAGATCACTTAGTGGTCCCCTACTCGCTGGTCACCAATGATTGCCGCTATATCATGGGTACCGGTTTCGGCTCCCCGAGCGATTTTGTTGATTACTGTGCGCGTGCGCTTGACCAGCTGCTTCTCGACGTCGAACATGACGGCTGCGGCCGAATGCTCAGCATTGGCATCCACCCGCGTATCACCGGACACCCCGCGAGGATTCATGCGTTGGCGGAGTTTATCAGCTACGCCAAAGCCCAAGAAGGTGTGGTGTTTATGCGCCGAACAGATATTGCCACAACTTTCGCCCAGCAAGTTCCGCCGCCGAAGCATTCACGTTTCTAG
- the trmB gene encoding tRNA (guanosine(46)-N7)-methyltransferase TrmB → MSTTDNSEKKVGELPKGRPLQTDFNTEFNNDLDYPRLGTVSFRRGTLTENQEALWEQHWPQLGTVLSDEQINLTEWFGREGHPTILEIGSGTGTSTAAMAPLEADTNIIACELYKPGLAKLLGAAVRGELSNIRMIRGDGVEVLTRMFAEESLDGVRIFFPDPWPKARHHKRRIIQSGVLNLIATRLKKGGVLHVATDHADYAEWINELVEVEPMLEYMGWPWEQCPQLVDRQVITKFEGKGLKKDHVITEFLWRKK, encoded by the coding sequence ATGTCTACTACTGATAATTCCGAAAAGAAGGTGGGCGAGCTCCCCAAGGGGCGTCCCCTCCAAACCGATTTCAACACCGAATTCAATAACGATCTCGACTACCCACGCCTTGGCACGGTCAGCTTCCGCCGCGGAACGCTCACCGAAAACCAAGAAGCACTGTGGGAACAGCACTGGCCACAACTCGGCACAGTGCTCTCCGACGAACAGATCAACCTCACCGAATGGTTCGGTCGCGAAGGCCACCCCACCATTTTAGAAATTGGCTCTGGCACCGGCACCTCCACCGCAGCCATGGCGCCACTCGAAGCTGACACCAACATCATCGCCTGCGAACTGTACAAACCAGGTTTGGCCAAACTTCTCGGCGCAGCCGTGCGCGGCGAACTCAGCAACATCCGCATGATCCGCGGCGACGGTGTGGAAGTACTGACCCGCATGTTCGCCGAAGAATCCCTCGACGGTGTGCGCATCTTCTTCCCTGACCCCTGGCCCAAAGCTCGTCACCACAAGCGCCGCATCATCCAATCAGGTGTACTCAACCTGATCGCCACCCGCCTGAAAAAAGGCGGCGTGCTGCATGTTGCTACCGACCACGCCGACTACGCCGAATGGATCAACGAACTCGTCGAGGTCGAACCCATGCTGGAATACATGGGCTGGCCATGGGAACAATGCCCACAACTTGTGGATCGCCAAGTGATCACCAAGTTTGAAGGCAAGGGTCTGAAAAAAGATCACGTGATCACCGAATTCCTCTGGAGGAAAAAATAA
- a CDS encoding class I SAM-dependent methyltransferase — protein sequence MKLRNTRARATFSRACALLRAVKVEQSNPDHFYSLLARDTRELIEAVLIDAANQPLSRQRVLDVGGGPGYFAEEFEHAGAWYVGLEPSVGEMSAAGIALNNAVRGDGMALPFADESFDVVYSSNVAEHVPQPWRMGEEMLRVCTPGGMVVLSYTVWLGPFGGHETGLWQHYVGGHFARERYEKKHGRPPKNVFGESLFALSCTAGLKWAHESGAEIVGLFPRYHPWWAWWVVKIPLLREFLTSNLVIVLRKTETAHSRDVE from the coding sequence GTGAAATTACGCAACACCCGCGCCCGCGCCACCTTCAGCCGTGCGTGCGCACTTTTGCGCGCCGTGAAGGTAGAACAAAGCAATCCCGATCACTTCTATTCATTGCTTGCCCGCGATACTCGTGAGCTGATCGAAGCTGTGCTTATCGACGCCGCCAACCAGCCACTTTCCCGCCAACGTGTGCTGGATGTCGGTGGGGGACCTGGGTATTTCGCCGAAGAATTTGAACACGCTGGCGCGTGGTATGTGGGTTTGGAACCGAGCGTGGGTGAAATGTCTGCCGCGGGTATTGCACTAAATAATGCGGTGCGCGGCGATGGCATGGCATTGCCTTTCGCCGACGAAAGCTTCGATGTGGTGTACTCCTCCAATGTGGCTGAGCATGTGCCCCAACCGTGGCGCATGGGCGAAGAAATGCTGCGGGTGTGCACACCGGGTGGGATGGTTGTGCTCAGCTACACGGTGTGGCTGGGGCCTTTCGGGGGGCATGAGACGGGCCTGTGGCAGCACTATGTGGGTGGGCATTTCGCGCGTGAGCGTTATGAGAAAAAACATGGCCGACCACCGAAGAATGTGTTTGGCGAGTCCTTATTTGCTCTCTCCTGCACCGCGGGCCTGAAGTGGGCGCATGAATCTGGGGCGGAGATTGTGGGGCTTTTCCCCCGTTATCATCCGTGGTGGGCGTGGTGGGTTGTGAAAATTCCGCTGCTCAGGGAGTTTTTGACCAGCAATCTTGTGATTGTGTTGCGCAAAACAGAAACTGCCCATTCCCGCGACGTGGAATAG
- a CDS encoding purine-cytosine permease family protein → MTQATPAPPQVEHTSTEEYMLEPVPVHARRQRWSMFVIWVGFGYVPTGLIVGGQLAGQGDKPGMNFPSALFSIAVGEGLLLLLTVLLGVAAMRTGLNLSLISRISYGKKGMILPMLIMAMLTLGWFASIVGMVGSIFDVAVGDLTGITVFRGLSLEYVLLCLFWGAVFTWSAWRGIEIIERISGWAAPFVLVVAVVAAILMVSEYGGIGAVLAEASTRSGMSQGTGVTIMLGAWIAGVIMGVDIFRYAGNNKHVWVGAAACFVLTNPLLNIVGYLGAIATGDSNFITWMAVKGALLTVTGVILWVLALWTTNMSELYCNALYVGPAAESMGWRVRRGKIVIVVGTIGTIAGSLGFYSYFFADFITILGAAFVPLAGPILADYFFIRRKEYATANPNEMPPVRWPALISFVIGAVAGVIFQYWLPLPWNFPAGFAALILTFILHIVLSRVMQHRPEQQQVVSAHYDSPAALLR, encoded by the coding sequence ATGACTCAAGCAACACCAGCCCCACCACAGGTTGAGCACACAAGCACCGAGGAGTACATGCTCGAACCCGTCCCCGTGCACGCACGGCGACAGCGGTGGTCCATGTTCGTTATTTGGGTTGGCTTCGGCTACGTACCCACGGGCCTGATCGTCGGCGGACAACTGGCTGGCCAAGGGGATAAACCGGGAATGAATTTCCCTTCTGCTCTTTTCTCCATCGCCGTGGGTGAAGGACTTTTGCTTTTACTTACTGTCCTTTTAGGCGTTGCAGCAATGCGCACAGGATTGAATTTATCTCTGATTTCGCGCATCTCCTATGGCAAGAAGGGCATGATTCTACCGATGCTCATCATGGCCATGCTCACCTTGGGCTGGTTCGCCTCCATCGTGGGCATGGTCGGGTCAATTTTCGATGTGGCCGTTGGCGATCTCACGGGCATTACTGTGTTTCGCGGTCTGAGCTTGGAATATGTACTGCTGTGTTTATTCTGGGGCGCAGTATTTACATGGTCTGCGTGGCGCGGCATTGAGATTATCGAGCGTATTTCTGGCTGGGCTGCCCCCTTTGTGCTGGTTGTGGCTGTGGTTGCTGCCATTCTTATGGTCAGTGAATACGGTGGCATTGGCGCAGTGCTCGCAGAGGCTTCTACCCGTTCCGGGATGAGCCAAGGCACTGGTGTGACCATTATGCTCGGCGCATGGATTGCTGGCGTCATCATGGGGGTTGACATATTCCGCTATGCCGGAAACAACAAGCATGTGTGGGTGGGTGCCGCCGCCTGCTTCGTGCTCACCAACCCCTTGCTCAATATCGTCGGTTACCTCGGCGCTATTGCCACGGGCGATTCCAACTTCATTACTTGGATGGCCGTGAAAGGTGCCCTGTTGACTGTCACTGGCGTGATCTTGTGGGTGCTCGCACTGTGGACCACCAATATGAGTGAGCTGTACTGCAATGCCCTGTACGTCGGCCCTGCTGCTGAGAGCATGGGTTGGCGGGTACGTCGCGGAAAGATTGTGATTGTGGTGGGAACGATTGGAACGATTGCAGGTTCTTTGGGTTTCTACTCCTACTTCTTCGCCGATTTCATCACCATTTTGGGTGCTGCTTTCGTCCCCTTGGCGGGCCCAATCTTGGCTGATTATTTCTTCATTCGACGCAAGGAGTATGCCACAGCGAACCCGAACGAAATGCCTCCAGTGCGGTGGCCTGCGCTCATCTCCTTTGTGATCGGCGCAGTCGCGGGCGTGATTTTCCAGTACTGGCTCCCCTTACCGTGGAATTTCCCCGCTGGTTTCGCCGCCCTCATTCTCACCTTTATTCTTCACATTGTGCTTTCACGCGTGATGCAGCACCGCCCGGAACAACAGCAGGTGGTATCTGCGCATTATGATTCCCCCGCAGCACTACTGCGCTAG
- a CDS encoding DUF3068 domain-containing protein, with product MPDRPRLKIKHTVSVICVTVGIVLFSLAELIPTFILGSIKPLPIGLARHISTAPAQALVYDPEQVCAANLSNDCRISTHEIVLNRHISTSPGTAATPAKAKARVTLDVSEEITDTSTGAPLFSITDSLQLLRNSTYPVVDPVSHMKVEAPGMGVNFETGDFARDGLQYFFPFNSERRSYKFFDSYAQTPYPIDYVRTEHQGESAYFDDSAVYVYQQQLPVVDLSEAALRSYTQPQDISDDPAETPGEEDLTRAQQNRIAKLELQGPASKFYADGGNEAVRLTPFYTANRTIWVESTSGVILNQADDVYFFFAADAAEAHRTARAAGMLKEPDLNATNVHASDPTLSADPFRTLFRARFEFDQRTQTAQKELAQPVVNTIFRLQLYPYLVKLAAVFLIIFGLWRYTRDLRMIRTRADKA from the coding sequence GTGCCAGATAGACCACGCCTGAAGATTAAGCACACAGTATCTGTCATCTGTGTCACGGTCGGCATTGTTTTGTTCAGCCTAGCCGAGCTGATCCCTACCTTTATTCTTGGCAGCATCAAACCCCTGCCCATCGGATTGGCGCGCCATATCTCAACCGCACCGGCACAGGCGCTGGTCTACGACCCCGAGCAGGTGTGCGCGGCAAACCTCAGCAATGACTGCCGCATCAGCACCCACGAAATCGTGCTCAACCGACACATCAGCACCAGCCCGGGCACAGCAGCGACCCCAGCCAAAGCGAAAGCGCGGGTCACCCTCGATGTGTCGGAGGAAATCACCGACACCAGCACCGGCGCACCCCTGTTTAGCATCACTGATTCTTTGCAGCTACTGCGTAACTCCACCTATCCTGTGGTCGATCCTGTCTCCCACATGAAAGTGGAAGCCCCCGGCATGGGCGTGAATTTTGAAACAGGGGACTTCGCTCGCGACGGGCTGCAGTATTTCTTCCCCTTCAACTCGGAGCGGCGCAGCTATAAATTCTTCGACTCCTATGCCCAAACCCCCTACCCCATCGACTATGTGCGCACTGAGCATCAGGGCGAGAGTGCCTATTTCGATGATTCCGCAGTCTATGTCTACCAGCAGCAACTGCCCGTCGTTGATCTGTCTGAGGCGGCACTGCGCTCCTATACCCAACCCCAAGATATCAGCGATGACCCCGCCGAAACCCCCGGTGAGGAAGATTTAACCCGCGCCCAGCAAAACCGCATTGCCAAGCTGGAGTTGCAAGGCCCAGCCTCGAAGTTTTATGCCGACGGCGGCAATGAGGCGGTGCGCCTGACCCCGTTCTATACCGCCAACCGCACCATCTGGGTGGAGTCTACTTCTGGGGTGATCTTAAATCAGGCTGATGATGTGTATTTCTTCTTCGCCGCCGATGCAGCTGAAGCGCACCGCACCGCGCGTGCTGCGGGAATGCTGAAAGAACCAGACCTTAACGCCACGAATGTGCACGCTTCTGACCCAACCTTGTCCGCCGATCCTTTCCGCACCTTGTTCCGTGCACGCTTCGAATTTGATCAGCGCACCCAAACCGCACAAAAAGAACTCGCCCAGCCGGTGGTCAACACCATTTTCCGCCTGCAGCTCTACCCCTATCTTGTGAAGCTGGCAGCCGTTTTTCTGATCATTTTCGGACTGTGGCGCTACACCCGCGATCTGCGCATGATACGCACCCGCGCCGATAAAGCTTAA